The sequence TTATTGGAAATGGCAAGATTGTGCTAAAAGCAGGACTACCAAAGATGATCTGAGAGAGCAGTACATCTGCTAAAACTGTGTCAAACAAAGCTAATGCAAAGTGAAATAACCCTCCATTAAATCTGGGAGTGGAGCATAATCCCTATGTCAAATAAATTGAAGTCCTTGGTTGCAGATGTAATGCATATATTCCAACACCAAAGAAACATAAACTAGAAGAAAAGATAGTGCACCTTCATGGTTATATGGAGTATACAATCTAAAAACTTAAAAGGTTTGTGATGAGCTGAGTTTTTTAGTTCAGCGAAAAGACTGTCAGATTGCAttgaagaaaaaatattaaagtAAAGCATCGTTTTACTTGAGAAGTAGTATATATAGCTAGAAGGTTAAAGCATATAAAAAAGAAGGATGATTAGGCACATTGATCGAATTTGGTTGAATTTTTGGGTGATATGAAGAAAACTTCAAGTAAACAATTTACATTGGATTTCAGTATCCTTTTGTGGGGATTAAAAAAGCAAAAGATATTTACATTCTCAGCAGTCGAAGGAGAATAtgtaataagagcattgggtaCCTCATCTCAAGCAATATAGCTTTGAATGATAATAGAAGAAATGTAGAAGCaactaaaaaaaagaattgaAATCCTCTTCCTACTGGAACAACAAGTCAAAGTTAGCAATAGTGATATAAAAAAATCTAGTGTTTTGCAATAGGACAGAACATTTTGTAATAAAGAATCACTTAAtaagagaaataacaaaaaaaatggaaaaatcaAGCTCAAATACTACAAGAATGAAAAATAAGCTGGAGGTATTTTAAAATAGATGCTACCAAGAGTAAGACTCATATTACTTCATAGCACGCTTGGAGTTTCAAACAATTGTTTTAGCAAGAATGTTAATAAATTAGGACGTATGAAGACAAGacaacaaaaaaggaaaaaaaatatttcagaaaATGTCTGGAGTTTTAGAAAGGTGCATTACATGATAGTGTTAAGAAATATTGCACTTACGAAGacaaagcaaaaaaagaaagtcAACAAAATATCTTGCTAATAATCCAATAAAGGAAGCCTACATATAGCATTCTAGAATGATGTTTtggaaaaatattatataaaaagggTATTCCAATGCATGGGACTCTTGCCACTACAGGTCTGGAGAGGGTTAAAAGAATGCAGCCTTACTCGACGTGCGGAGAGGCTCCTTCTATATTTTGAATAAGTAACATCCAAATCAGAATTGAGCCATCTTATCATTGTTCGAGGACCCTCCCTCTAAATGAGATTTTATgattattaaaaataacaatagtgcatattattgaaactaatggAAAGGAAGATTTTTATGATTCCTCTCGAGATGTTTAGATAAGCTTTCGAAGATGGCTATAAATATTGGCAAAGTAGACTCATATATTTGGAGAGAAGTGCTCCGAATAAAGCAACCATTCTTCGAAAGATACTTCCACTCTCATTCATAGCTCTACTTTCTACCACTCCCATTTATAACACAACTTATATTCAGTCATATTGTGAGTTCAAATGGACTGATATCGATCATGGTATGTTTTTAGTTTCGATGCAGTTATTAGGATTTGATTCATAATATAGTAATGTAGAATTTTTAGAATAATTGCAACTGACAAAGAAGCAAAGCTAGAAAAATAATGCCTAATTTGAGGTAAACCATAACAAGCCTTCTCTTTAAAATAGAACTTCTTTGCTACCCAAGTGCATGCAGTTGAATGGTGGATCTAACTGTTACACTTTTATAAAGATTCTTGTCCGATATGGTATATGCAGTCAGTATATATAATTCATACAATACCTAACTCAGACCTTTAGTCATATCAGtgtcacaaagaaattctttagaatttcagttttctaACTTAGCTTATTTTATGTAAGGCAAAAATGTCAATGTATGCTTGAAATATTATGAAGGGGGAAAACTCTTAAGAAGACAATTAGATCATCTGCTGAATTTTCGTCAACCAGCCTTCTGatcacttcaaaaaaaaaaaaaaaaatctgatcaCTTAGACAAAAGAAATAAAGCTTCCTCCCATATCACTTTGAAGCACTTGAATTTATTAATACATAACTTAGTATGCAATACTTCCTCCATATACTATATGAAATCAACATCTTGATGAACTTTAGCACCATGAATTGTTTTTCCACCATCAGAATTCTTTCAAGGCTTCAAGAACAACataccttctcttcatcaactAGGATCACTACTCTACATCATATATCATTATTAAACCAACATATCAAACAGTAGAAATCAACGCATGCTTAAGAAAGTATCACGGCATAGAATATTCAGTTAAATATTTATCCCTGACATCGAACACATATAGTTAAAATTTTTCGACAGAAATATATGTATGATCCAGAtgaacaaaataaaacaaactcaacatATGTCCTCAATACTAAATCAAAATAAAGATAGAAGATCAAGTTCCAATAGTCTCGATATATTCCCCACGCCAGATACCTGTCAAATAGAAATTAATCTTGAGGAATCTTCCTGCAACACAAACGCCACTGCAATACAAATTTACCCAAATCTTTATCAACGCGGCTCGGAAACCTTGTACCGATCAGCAGAAATGGTTTCTGGCAAGCCGAAGCCAGGAAAGATTGACTGCAAAAATATTAACAGCGTCCAAGTGATCAGTTCGCTACCTCGCAGAGACAAAGCAAACAGAATCATAAGAACCTCACATTGAGACGATTCTGGACGGACATCTTATGCTTCCGTTTGGGCCGGCGGGGAGGTTTGGAGCCGGTCATGGCGATGAGGTCGTCCTCGATCTCTTCCTTGGACAGTTTGACATGAAGCTTTGCTCTCGTCCTTTTCTTATCGTCTTTGTCCTCCTCAGCCCCTAGAGCTCTTGGCCGCAGGATCCTCCCCGTGAAAGTCATCGTCCGGGGATCGGCTGGCTTCCTTCCATCTTCTTGCTCCTCgttttcttctttctcatcATCGGGTCGGCACGTGGTGTGATCGGATGGCCGGAGATTAGTGGTCCGAGCGGGAGAGGGCGAGTGGTAGGGGTTGGAGAAGGGGTTCGGTCGGATAATCTCTCTTGGATTTTCCGAATCTTTGCACGGCAGCACCATATCCGTTGTATATGTCGGCGGAGACAAAAAAATGTAAACAGCCCGAGGTTTTTGCGCTGATGGGTAGGAAGACTTAGAGTTATAGGGACTCGCAGAATTTGGAAACTTCTCTTTTTCTGTCctagattttatttttcaatgCATACAACACACGTGTTCAAAGCAATGGACTGATATTGATCGCtgctattttcttaaaaaagaaaaggagaatggCTGCTATTATATCATTAGGCATGACATTCCTTAATTTCGAAGGATATTGTTTCCTCTTTCATATAGTGTCTGTATTCCTTATGATTTTGGAGTCTAGGTGCATCctgtttcaattttttttctcatgTATATCCTACGTTTCTATTTTCCAAACAAAGCATGCATTTATTTCCGCTTCATCTCTATCTCCCTCTCCAACAACTTGATCCATTTACCGATATACGGTGGTTGAAACGGTTGCCACATACTTGTGGCCCTTCAAGTTGCAACCACGTAGGATTAATGACCGACAAACCTGTGAGGAAGCCTTGAAAGACCATATCCAAATCATGTAATCTatcacatacaaaaaaaaaatcatgaaagcAATGTTACAAGCAACCTGCTAACAATATCAAAGCATATGATACAACTATCATAGTAAACAACAATGATCTTGAATTGCAAAGAATTTGTGAACAATTATGAAAAACCAAATAGTGACCAGCAAggcaagataaaaaaaaaaaatccaccatGGACGAGAAAAGTTTGAGTTTGTCCACAGCCTATCCACCATTTCCATAATCCATATAGCAATCTGCATGTGTATCATAAATTTGTGAAAAAGTATGGAACGAATAACAagcaggaagaaagaacaagtgACAGCAACTAACAACCTGCAACTTGCTACTAGATAATAATTGATTTACAATCATATATCAATCAGATTCTCAGCATGCATCAACCAACGTCCAAATAATTTGATTTGCAACCAGCACATAGAAATTAACAAAATAAGAACCACCAGTCGACTTTTTAGCCTCAATCAACGTACAAACAAGCTGATGTACAATCATCTACCAACAATCAAATCTCTTCAAAATATAGCATGCAAAACCTTACCAACTGATATAAAACAGGATGATCCACGACCTGTTAAGACATACTATCAGCATTAATTCCACATGTAACAATTAATCCCACTAGCAAACTCATAAAAATGAAGTGCTGAAACAAAACCTATAATAATTGCaaaataacataatattatgagAACAAGGCAGCAAGCCAAGTATGAAAGAGTACATTCGTATGATCATTGATGATCATTGGCTCAAAGTTTCAGGGCTTGTGTTGCTGAAAGCCGTGGAAAAATAACCACATTCGTAAATTCCTCTAGAGGGCAAATTCCCGAAGCTACTCTAATCATCATCAGCTCAGATATAATTTGGTTGTTACTAAGGTTGCCAACTTGGTGGCCATCCAATTTGTGTCCACCATACATGCCGCTGACTCGATAATAAGGTCCCATAGTTAAACCTATATAACAAGCAATTTGATCGATCAGGACTGAGATCACTGTCGAGGAGTAGCGAAGCATCAATAGAGATAAAGAGATTGCCGATGGGAGTAGCGAGGCACAATAATTGCCAGATATATCATTTTTGGGCAACTATGAGATGCAGAGAGGGAGGCGATCAGGGTTGAGACAAGGGTTTAAGGGAGGAAGGGTCAAGAGTTGGTGGTCTGAATTACTTGAGAACAACGAAGTGAGGAGTCAAAGGCACATCTAGCTTCAATGGCTTCAGCCTTAGGGCGATGATTGAGCTGAAAATATTATGGGATTCGAGGGCTTGTGTACTCTAAAGCTATTTCTGAGTATTTGTAAATATAGGCCCAACTCAATCTGTAATCCTATGATTTTACTAGTTGTTCTGAGCCAACTCATAAATATATAAGATTTTTAGCTCAATCATCTAAACAAGCTCTTTGTCGAGTCTAATGTTGTGAAAGTGGGAACATAGACAAAAAGTCAGAAAGTGGGTTGGGAGTGGCACCTACCTCAGAAGTAACATCCAAACAACCAAACTTCCTGATAGATTGAATCAAACATGcctgtaacaacctaggacctcactcaaaaaggctagctggaaggtatttcAAATTTTTTAGTTTTGTATAAGTGCCCAAGATCTCTCcaacaaataaccgatgtgagactaaatacacaCCTGCATAAATTCTCACATATTCCTCTGTTTAAGCCTTGATGTCCTCATCATACTAagaattcaaatccattcaattctaatcacaagcatcacAATTAGCCCGTGGTCAGTCTCAATGAACTCATACTGTAGTGTCCCCTTAATCCACATGAACCATAGGCCGGATCCACTCCGATATCCTTTGTAACAACGTAGGATCTTACTCAAAAAAGCTACTTAGAaggtattttttgaattatttagTTTTGTATATGAGTATTCAAGATCTGTCcgatgaataaccgatgtaagaCTAAAGACACGTCCACACGAGTCTTCACAAAGCCCTAGTCAACCTTCTTTGCCCATATGGTATCTTTATTGGTCCTTGGATCTAAGACTCTTTGTAAATCCCAACCCCTCATTACGATCTTCTAATCTTGACCATTTAAAGAAACAAATTTTGAAGAAACATACCTTCCAAAGATCTTAGTCATCCATCTCAATGATCCTTTCCTCTTCCCTCCTAGCCAACAACTAATTTCCATAATATGACAACTCATATTCACTTCTAGGCTTAAATCCTTCACTTCTAGGCTTAAATCCTAGAAATCATCTAAAAGACCTAATTCTAACCACCCaaccttctccttcaatcttgGCTATCCAAAATAATGCAAGCGAAGAAATACAACCTTCCTTAATCTTCAGCATCTAGTCTAAACTATCTCATCAATCATTTTCCTCATCCCTAGCCAATTGCCATAGCCCATTTTGATCAAGATTGGATTTAGGGAACCCTTTGGAGTAAACAATCCTTGTCTTCTATCTCTTCATTCTTTTGCTATAAGCAGCCTTTAATACTAGCCAAAATGGGGAGGGAAAATATAAAGAAATTATCAAGCAATAGGGAAGACTCTATCAAAACCCTAGCCTTTACTTTGTTTCATGACTTCCCTCTACCTTCAAGAAGCCATAGACCCTAGCCGTATTTCATCATCCTAGCCAAGTGCTAGCAACAAAAGCAAGAAGGAAGACCTTTCTAATCCCTTTGTTGGGGGCCTCTCTAAGTGGAGGCTCTATACCAAGGGAATAAGGAGAGAAAGTTGACTTCTCTCTACACCTTCAACCTTTCTCCTCTACTCTttatcttttctctcttttttccttttcttttgtgccTTTTACCTTGCCTTCAACACTAACATATAGTTAGAGTAGAGAGCATATCTTACCTTTAAGAACTCTACCTTGGAGGGGTAATAAGGTGGGATGTGCTAATCTAAATTCTTATAGCAAACAAGTCCTATCCCTAATCTTGGATTACTGAGATTCTCCAATAAAACAAAGACAACAACTTTTAGCAACCTGAACGAATCGGAGGtagctttctctctttttcttaattCGCAACCTATAGCTTGTTAATCCCAAATCattttttgcaattaaaaataaaaattatttatatccTTCTTACTTAAAAAATTACTTGTGTACACTCTCTTTTGTCTTCTCTCGAATGTGCATCATATTTCCTAGTTgctaatttattttaaaagagtaaatataaataatttaaacaaaaaaataaaaccaataTGAACATAATTTGTGATGGCCTGGTCAAGGCCCGATCCACCTGATTGGCCTGACCCGAGCTCAGCCCGACCCTAGCTCACATAAAAAAAAGAGGTAAAACAGAGAGGAAGACTCCAACTGGGAGTCTTCTTCTCCATCCGACTCCTGGTAGGAGTTGACCTCTGAGAAGCAGGGAGGCTTGCCTCCTTTATGTAACCACGTCCCCACTCCCTTAGCCCTCCACCTCAagctttattctttcttttcctctccttctttctttttccattaAGTTTACGGCTGCCCATTATTATACTCGCCGAAAATTGGGGCTGTCGGCCGTCGCCGGAGTAGAGGTAACGCCCTATCCTTCctccccttttctttctcttctttccacGACTAGGAATCATGGTCGTCGCCCGAAAAATCGGCCGAAAATCGACTGACAAAAGAAGAccccattttttttcttgttttggccaagtttttcttcctctttccaaCCACCATCACCATTGGCGTTCGTCGCCGAGAGACTTGGTCTCTTCCTTGCGTTGGCCCCTAGCCTCCATCGGAGCTCCACCTGCTGATGAGCAGGCTAGGACATGAAATCCAAGCCAAGAACGCCTCTATTCTACccctattttttcatatttttctcttcctttttcagCCGCTGCCTCCGATTGCTCGCCACCACCGTCTGCTGCAACCTTGCCGGACCACGACATGGCAGTAATCAGCCTGGCTTCCTTCCTCCTCTATTTTaccaaggaagaaagaaaagaagaagaagaagaagaggagagagagaacaatccctctctttctttcttttattctctctcttttctctactctctctctactttctctctgctccctctactttctctctctagaagatCTAAGGAATCTAGTATCAGATCCTATCGACCTGATCTATGAATCCGAGTTGACTCTGTAAATGAGCTCAATCCGTTCTGGTGCCCGAGTCACCTACTTGACTAATCACCCTGATCTTGTT is a genomic window of Phoenix dactylifera cultivar Barhee BC4 chromosome 4, palm_55x_up_171113_PBpolish2nd_filt_p, whole genome shotgun sequence containing:
- the LOC113463073 gene encoding uncharacterized protein LOC113463073, which codes for MVLPCKDSENPREIIRPNPFSNPYHSPSPARTTNLRPSDHTTCRPDDEKEENEEQEDGRKPADPRTMTFTGRILRPRALGAEEDKDDKKRTRAKLHVKLSKEEIEDDLIAMTGSKPPRRPKRKHKMSVQNRLNSIFPGFGLPETISADRYKVSEPR